The following nucleotide sequence is from Austwickia chelonae.
CCGGTACCCGTCCCGAAAACCCTCCTACTCGTCGAAGACCCCACACCGCTCGGCGCGCCTTTCTACCTGATGGAACACATCACCGGAACGACCTACCGCGAAGCAACCCAGCTGGTAGAGATCGGACCCACCCGCACCACCCGCATCGTCGAACAGCTCCTCACCACTCTGGCCGAATTGCACAAGGTCAACCCGCACGAGATCGACCTAGACGACTTCGGCCGACCCCGCGGATTCTGCGCCCGCCAGGTCCAACGATGGCGCGGACAATGGGAACAGTCACATACCCGAGACCTTCCCGATGCCGACGAGCTCCACCGTCGACTGGCCGCAACGATTCCCCCCGAGCAACCCCCTGCCATCGTCCACGGTGACTATCGCCTCGACAACGTTCTCGTCGACGACCACGACCACATCGTCGCCGTCATCGACTGGGAGATGGCCACTCTCGGCGATCCGCTGACCGACCTCGGACTCCTCTGCGTCTACCACCACCTGGCGACCCTCGTCCCACCAGGAAGCACGCTCGTCCTCGACGTACCGCTCGCCCCCGGCTATCCGGACCTCGATCACCAGCTCGAGCTCTACACGCACGCCAGCGGACGAGACCTCGACCACCTCGGATGGTACGAAGCCCTGGCCTTCTACAAACTCGCCGTCATCCTCGAAGGCATCCACCACCGTCACCTCGCCGGACAGACCGTCGGAGAAGGCTTCGCCCACATCGGCGGCTACGTCGCACCCTTGCTCGCCCGCGGTCTGGACGCGCTCACCACCGGCTGACACCCGTACCAGGGCAGAGGAAAGGAGAACACCGCCCATGGACTTCGCCTTCGACCAGATCACCGAAGAACACTGCGAACGACTCCGCTCCTTCATGACCAACCACATCGAACCAGCCCGCACCGTCTTCGTCGACCAACTGGCGCAGAACAAGGCACAAGGTGAACCCTGGAGCTGGAACACCACCCCGATCATGAAAAAGCTGCAAGAAGAGGCCCGTGCCCGCGGGCTATGGAACCTCTTCCTCCCCGGAGAACAGGGAGCAGGGCTGACAAACCTGCAATATGCCCCCTTGGCGGAGCTCAGCGGACACGCCATCCACCTGGCGCCGCCCGCCATGAACTGCGCAGCGCCGGACAGTGGGAACATCGAAGTCCTTGCCGCCTACGGCAACCAGGAACAACAGGAACGCTGGCTGAACCCTCTCCTGGCAGGACGGACCAGATCCGCCTTCGCGATGACCGAACCCGATGTCGCCAGCAGCGACG
It contains:
- a CDS encoding phosphotransferase family protein; its protein translation is MSPHPPGLDLQALREHLDRHLPEELTGPLHAEILTGGRSNLTYRISTATQTAVLRRPPLGHVLASAHDMSREHRVMTALATTPVPVPKTLLLVEDPTPLGAPFYLMEHITGTTYREATQLVEIGPTRTTRIVEQLLTTLAELHKVNPHEIDLDDFGRPRGFCARQVQRWRGQWEQSHTRDLPDADELHRRLAATIPPEQPPAIVHGDYRLDNVLVDDHDHIVAVIDWEMATLGDPLTDLGLLCVYHHLATLVPPGSTLVLDVPLAPGYPDLDHQLELYTHASGRDLDHLGWYEALAFYKLAVILEGIHHRHLAGQTVGEGFAHIGGYVAPLLARGLDALTTG